Part of the Deltaproteobacteria bacterium CG2_30_66_27 genome, TTGATCCACCTTGAAATTCCAGACAAGCATGATTATCATGCATCAATGATGAAAAGCCCGGTGCCCGCGTCATTTCTCCCTCGCGTCGCCACGGCGGCGATCGAGCGTGCGCTGCGCACGGCGCCCATCGTCGTGCTGCTCGGGGCCCGGCAGACGGGGAAGACCACTCTGCTCCGTTCCCTCCCGCAGCTTGCCGGCCGGCCCTACCTCACACTCGACGATTTCGACCTCCGCACACAGGCGGATGCCGATCCGGAGAGCGTGGTCCGCCGAGCGCCCACTTTGGTGCTCGACGAGGTCCAGCGCAGCCGCGATCTGCTGATCGCCGTCAAGCGCGCCGTGGATGATGATCCGTCACGCACCCCGGGCCGCTTCGTCCTCACCGGCTCGGCCAACCTGCTCATGCTGGAGCGCGTGTCGGAGACCCTTGCCGGACGGGCGGTGTACGTCACCCTTTGGCCCTTTACCCGGCGCGAACGTCTGGGCTTCGGGCGCGCGGGCATGTGGAGCGAGTTGCTCGCCGCACCTTTTGGACGCTGGCGCGATCTCCTTCCCGCGGACTCCGGCCTGGAGGAGGACTGGCGCGCCGCAGTGCGTCTGGGCGGGCTGCCCGTACCGGCGCACGACCTGCCGGATGACGAAGCGCGTTCTCTCTGGTTCTCCGGATACGTCCAGACCTATCTCGAACGCGACCTGCAGGCGCTGCGCGCGGTGGAGAACCTCGCGGACTTCCGCCGCCTCATGCGGGCCGCCTGTTTGCGCATCGGCGGTCTGCTGAATCAGACCGAGACGGGGCGGGACGTGGGGATCGCGCAGCCCCAGGTGCACCGGTTCATGAACCTGATGGAGGCGAGCTACCAGGCGATCCGCCTCCCCGCGTTCGCCATCAACCGCACCCGTCGGCTGATCAAGGCCCCGAAGCTCTACTGGAGCGACACCGCGCTGGCCCTGTTTCTCGCGGGGGAGGCGGAACCGCGCGGGGCCCATCTCGAGAATCTCGTGCTCATGGACCTGCTGGCCTGGCGCGACGTGCAGCCGCGGCGCCCGGAGGTGCTGTACTGGCGCACCGCCACCGGCACCGAGGTGGACTTCGTGATCGAGACGCCGCAACGGGTCCTGCCCATCGAGGTCAAG contains:
- a CDS encoding ATPase, yielding MKSPVPASFLPRVATAAIERALRTAPIVVLLGARQTGKTTLLRSLPQLAGRPYLTLDDFDLRTQADADPESVVRRAPTLVLDEVQRSRDLLIAVKRAVDDDPSRTPGRFVLTGSANLLMLERVSETLAGRAVYVTLWPFTRRERLGFGRAGMWSELLAAPFGRWRDLLPADSGLEEDWRAAVRLGGLPVPAHDLPDDEARSLWFSGYVQTYLERDLQALRAVENLADFRRLMRAACLRIGGLLNQTETGRDVGIAQPQVHRFMNLMEASYQAIRLPAFAINRTRRLIKAPKLYWSDTALALFLAGEAEPRGAHLENLVLMDLLAWRDVQPRRPEVLYWRTATGTEVDFVIETPQRVLPIEVKAAVRVGPSDAKGLEAFLDEYPDLTNGALLLHGGAETFPLTRRVLAVPWWRVC